A single Kribbella aluminosa DNA region contains:
- a CDS encoding cytochrome c biogenesis CcdA family protein, with the protein MELFALSSLALVAGLVSFTAPCTLPLLPGYVSFVSGMRAQSGGGRSGTVGRTVAGASLFVLGFSTVFVALGLTASGLGLLLARQARLLEIVGGAFIVVMGLVTAGVLRVPILQRQLRYDLSRIGNGPRAAFPLGAAFAFGWTPCVGPVLAAVLATAASTATLTQGAVLLAAYSLGLGLPFLGLAVAVARGGGRLEWLRRHSRKIEVAGGLLLAVMGVAVMTGQWTVLMSRMLSLYARIGWPPI; encoded by the coding sequence GTGGAACTGTTCGCTCTTTCTTCGCTGGCGTTGGTCGCCGGTTTGGTGTCGTTCACTGCTCCGTGCACGCTGCCGCTGCTGCCGGGGTATGTGTCTTTCGTGTCCGGCATGAGGGCGCAGTCAGGGGGTGGGCGGTCCGGGACGGTCGGGCGGACGGTCGCTGGTGCTTCGTTGTTCGTGCTGGGGTTCTCCACGGTCTTTGTTGCTCTCGGGTTGACCGCGTCGGGGCTGGGGCTGCTGTTGGCGCGGCAGGCCCGTCTGCTCGAGATCGTGGGCGGTGCGTTCATTGTCGTCATGGGGCTGGTGACTGCCGGGGTGCTTCGGGTGCCGATCCTGCAGCGTCAGTTGCGGTATGACCTGTCCAGGATCGGCAACGGGCCGCGAGCGGCGTTTCCGTTGGGCGCGGCGTTCGCATTCGGCTGGACCCCGTGTGTCGGGCCGGTGCTCGCCGCCGTGCTGGCCACGGCGGCGAGCACGGCCACCCTTACCCAGGGGGCGGTCTTGCTGGCGGCGTACTCGTTGGGGCTGGGGCTGCCGTTCCTGGGTCTGGCGGTGGCTGTGGCTCGCGGCGGCGGCCGGCTGGAGTGGCTTCGGCGGCACAGCCGCAAGATCGAGGTGGCCGGCGGGCTGCTGCTGGCGGTGATGGGCGTGGCGGTCATGACCGGCCAGTGGACGGTCTTGATGAGTCGGATGTTGAGCCTGTATGCCCGGATCGGCTGGCCGCCGATCTGA